One Ostrea edulis chromosome 2, xbOstEdul1.1, whole genome shotgun sequence genomic region harbors:
- the LOC125681811 gene encoding out at first protein-like, which yields MWLSYMILVALAHVMSAVLSQLVVNVKNKGGDVIKEVISGNTTSDVVELQFQNTDGTVIYQFIDFKSEVQIFRAYVLWEEELGFTRNKPFTLCFVSRFNKNEFISSDAMSKLRQKNPNAIRSPEEERVPEMHIMDLQMNLKRTDIVSPNIQKVCQDANTTTYAKESDIKIWSQALGQDINLLMSTSRKTYPEKYGNCKDTSSITSPCVCHYHICVGWYPCGLKYCRGKDSAGRYVSYRCGIKTCRRFISYDFVVDKKHNCLWDDI from the exons atgtggcTAAGCTACATGATTTTAGTGGCTTTAGCTCATGTAATGTCAGCTGTTTTATCGCAGTTGGTCGTGAACGTGAAAAACAAAGGGGGCGACGTAATCAAAGAAGTGATATCGGGGAACACCACTTCTGACGTGGTGGAACTGCAGTTTCAGAACACGGACGGCACAGTCATCTATCAATTCATCGACTTCAAATCG GAGGTGCAGATTTTTCGTGCCTATGTCCTATGGGAAGAGGAGCTGGGCTTCACTAGAAATAAACCTTTTACCCTGTGCTTTGTGTCCAGATTTAACAAGAATGAGTTCATTTCCTCTGATGCCATGTCCAAACTCAGACAG AAAAACCCCAATGCAATCCGTAGTCCAGAAGAGGAGAGAGTTCCTGAGATGCACATCATGGATCTGCAGATGAACCTAAAAAGAACGGACATAGTCAGTCCTAACATACAGAAGGTGTGCCAGGACGCCAACACCACAACGTACGCCAAGGAGTCCGATATCAAAATATGGTCACAAG CTTTAGGTCAGGATATCAACCTACTGATGTCGACATCGAGAAAAACCTACCCCGAGAAGTATGGGAACTGTAAAGACACGTCCAGCATTACCTCCCCTTGTGTTTGTCACTACCACATCTGTGTGGGCTGGTACCCCTGTGGCTTGAAGTACTGTCGAGGGAAGGACTCGGCGGGGCGATATGTCAGTTATCGCTGTGGAATTAAGACCTGTAGGAGGTTTATCTCTTACGATTTTGTTGTTGACAAGAAACATAACTGTTTGTGGGACGACATTTAA
- the LOC125679553 gene encoding uncharacterized protein LOC125679553: MTSDVCQAHSSHMINQHGMSRPNSKRYSLAFSGSRPKTEQPSVTSRDVTDLTDQESMVTTDRSSVLKRPLTARPMTRGNRTFVTVDKGGPNDTLYQNSSLERTYIKTLQGNHPTHVPSVINGYNGYNSNHDAQTFSGNIRDDEEYYLDMDPIEYFYSPVFDLYPYGYMLSNHSKNVKTSKNHSYIYPPSEDIESKENVGNSFVTNIISADSNPRPLKPVSDLTVKASPFPPKSRLPVPVTNPKFKKAVLKHDQSQTVQTIEYRRDLFEPKQKTTKMGPLTNNASLLSPGYQTEQTKAPNKRIDVLSNSKINYGGAKRKQNDTMVKTESSKSRLDVLHPDPEESSNSGFAGEWVNQRMRDDADNRLKSREKCSNNRLMEYSYNAPNYTVSKKLSELNMEKSSANGKQSVKYHGNSEKNPKFNDKWTSSGRVLDNRSLLTKQKPTAANQQVLFKPKAPEISNQNKSRDPFVTRRPFSEDINSVMVKENNHSGVKMDQHSNSPFVGKSKHPYLRTGKQLSLPRIRPQTEKPSVLELKSPNSPPRKLKPVLVKFDNMHF; encoded by the coding sequence ATGACTAGTGACGTGTGTCAAGCCCACAGCAGTCACATGATCAATCAGCATGGGATGTCACGTCCAAACTCAAAACGGTACAGTCTCGCTTTCAGTGGGTCTCGACCGAAAACGGAGCAGCCGTCTGTTACGTCTCGTGACGTAACAGACCTGACAGACCAGGAATCCATGGTGACCACAGACAGGTCCAGTGTCCTGAAGAGGCCTTTGACCGCAAGACCTATGACCAGAGGAAACAGGACGTTTGTCACAGTGGACAAAGGTGGACCTAATGATACTTTGTATCAGAACAGTTCGTTGGAAAGAACTTATATCAAAACCTTGCAGGGAAACCATCCCACGCATGTGCCGTCTGTGATAAATGGATACAATGGCTACAACTCAAACCACGATGCCCAGACTTTCAGTGGGAATATTCGTGACGATGAGGAGTACTATTTGGATATGGATCCAATCGAATACTTCTACAGCCCTGTGTTTGATTTGTATCCGTATGGCTACATGCTGAGTAACCACTCTAAAAATGTGAAAACGTCAAAGAACCATTCATATATATATCCCCCTAGCGAGGATATTGAAAGCAAAGAAAATGTAGGAAACTCTTTCGTGACAAACATAATATCAGCTGACTCCAACCCCAGACCCCTCAAACCCGTGAGTGATTTAACCGTAAAAGCAAGCCCTTTCCCTCCCAAGAGTCGTCTCCCCGTCCCCGTGACTAATCCCAAATTTAAGAAAGCAGTATTGAAACACGACCAAAGTCAAACTGTGCAAACTATCGAATATCGCAGGGATTTGTTTGAACCCAAACAGAAAACGACCAAGATGGGTCCATTAACAAACAATGCATCATTACTGTCACCCGGTTATCAAACAGAGCAAACAAAGGCGCCAAATAAGCGCATAGACGTGCTCTCCAACTCCAAAATCAATTACGGCGGCGCTAAAAGAAAACAGAATGATACAATGGTAAAAACAGAGTCGTCTAAATCAAGATTGGATGTCCTCCATCCAGATCCGGAGGAGAGTTCAAATAGCGGATTCGCTGGCGAATGGGTTAATCAACGAATGCGAGACGATGCGGATAATCGACTAAAATCTCGTGAGAAGTGTTCGAATAACAGATTAATGGAGTATTCCTATAATGCTCCTAATTACACTGTATCTAAAAAGCTCTCAGAATTGAACATGGAAAAATCTTCTGCAAACGGAAAACAATCTGTGAAGTACCATGGTAACTCCGAGAAGAATCCAAAGTTCAATGATAAATGGACGTCATCGGGTCGTGTTTTGGATAATCGTTCACttctaacaaaacaaaaaccaactGCAGCAAATCAACAAGTCCTGTTTAAGCCCAAAGCTCCCGagatttcaaatcaaaataagtCACGTGACCCGTTCGTTACCAGAAGACCTTTTTCTGAAGACATTAACAGCGTAATGGTGAAGGAAAACAATCATTCGGGGGTCAAAATGGACCAGCATTCGAATTCCCCTTTCGTCGGAAAATCCAAGCACCCTTACCTACGAACCGGGAAACAACTGAGTTTGCCGAGAATCCGGCCGCAGACGGAAAAACCCTCGGTGCTAGAACTCAAATCGCCCAACTCCCCTCCCAGAAAACTGAAACCAGTTTTAGTCAAATTTGATAATATGCATTTCTGA